A genomic window from Chlorobium phaeobacteroides DSM 266 includes:
- the dapB gene encoding 4-hydroxy-tetrahydrodipicolinate reductase produces MKVTLVGNGRMGQQVAEVISRSNDHEIAAVLDVDARITPEIFHGSDVIIDFTVRQAFMDNLPAMLASGVPVVVGTTGWDDAMEEVRRMVADARASLMYSANFSLGVNIFLRTLREAARLIAPFGQFDIALEEQHHTGKADFPSGTALRAAELVLEANGRKRTIVRQLSDNRKLAAEELQVASVRLGSVFGKHTAFIDSDADEILVAHTAKSRAGFAGGAVHAAEWLAGMHCEKPGFYTMDDFLNERLS; encoded by the coding sequence ATGAAGGTTACTTTAGTGGGCAATGGCCGGATGGGGCAACAGGTTGCCGAGGTTATCAGCCGGTCGAACGACCATGAAATTGCAGCCGTTCTTGACGTCGATGCCCGGATCACTCCGGAGATATTTCATGGAAGCGACGTGATCATTGACTTTACCGTCAGACAGGCATTCATGGATAATCTTCCTGCAATGCTCGCCTCCGGAGTTCCGGTCGTTGTCGGCACGACAGGGTGGGACGATGCCATGGAGGAGGTTCGACGCATGGTTGCTGATGCCCGGGCATCGCTCATGTATTCGGCCAATTTCTCTCTCGGGGTAAACATTTTTTTACGTACCCTGCGGGAGGCCGCCCGATTGATCGCTCCGTTCGGGCAATTCGACATTGCTCTTGAAGAACAGCATCATACCGGCAAAGCTGATTTTCCAAGCGGTACGGCACTTCGAGCAGCAGAGCTGGTTCTTGAAGCCAACGGAAGAAAGCGAACCATCGTCAGGCAGCTTTCGGACAACCGCAAACTTGCCGCTGAAGAGCTTCAGGTTGCGTCAGTGAGGCTTGGCAGCGTTTTTGGAAAGCATACCGCTTTTATCGACTCCGATGCCGACGAAATTCTTGTAGCTCATACGGCTAAAAGTCGGGCAGGTTTTGCCGGAGGAGCCGTTCATGCAGCCGAATGGCTCGCAGGGATGCATTGTGAGAAACCCGGATTTTATACCATGGATGATTTTCTCAACGAAAGGCTTTCATGA